One part of the Lotus japonicus ecotype B-129 chromosome 2, LjGifu_v1.2 genome encodes these proteins:
- the LOC130738285 gene encoding single-strand DNA endonuclease 1, with product MGVKNLWDVLESCKKTVPLHLLQNKRVCVDLSCWMVQLHNVSKSHACVKEKVHLRGLFHRLRALIALNCSVVLVADGSIPAIKLSTYRRRLNVGKEVMQDETNLPKVTSLRRNMGSEFSCMIKEAKALGMALGISCLNGIEEAEAQCALLNLELLCDGCFSLDSDIFLFGARTVYRDICLGDGGYAVCYEMADIERKLGFGRDSLIALSLLLGSDYYQGVHGLGPESACQIVKSIGDEFILKKIASEGLGWVKKRRGGGNNLHRDEKVLEVINAYMKPKCHSADSDVVHRALANYPFQRIQLQQICAEFFEWPSDRTDGYILPSIAERDLRRFANLRLTSSDLGLNLPLHEIPVKCPVSEIVKSRKVQGKECYEVTWKDMDGLETSIVPADLIESACPEKILEFEEKKAQRKKQNIKNRRSKKKETSASVAELDLKLQNLLLDINSGDQANLNASNSSGSISGVTTSMAEPDLDTADFYLSHDLEHCELSVQNISNKSSNEAVSSINKSEIIDLLSPSPPKAKQSSLTSLKCEQSSDKRMEVINLSDSENDMSPEHKEKAKELRLFLASIRNEIH from the exons ATGGGTGTGAAGAATTTGTGGGATGTTCTCGAATCATGCAAGAAAACGGTTCCCCTTCACCTTCTCCA GAACAAGCGCGTGTGCGTGGATCTTTCGTGCTGGATGGTGCAGCTTCATAATGTCAGCAAGTCGCACGCGTGTGTGAAGGAGAAAGTGCATCTCAGGGGACTCTTTCATCGACTCAGAGCACTCATTGCGTTGAATTGCAGTGTGGTCCTCGTTGCAG ATGGATCAATTCCAGCCATTAAATTATCAACTTATAGGCGTCGCTTAAATGTTGGAAAGGAG GTAATGCAAGATGAAACTAACTTACCAAAAGTGACATCATTACGGAGAAACATGGGGTCTGAGTTTTCTTGCATGATAAAAGAGGCTAAAGCCTTGGGGATGGCTCTTGGCATATCTTGTTTGAATGG gattgaagaagctgaagctcagTGTGCTTTGTTGAACCTTGAATTATTATGT GATGGATGTTTCAGTTTAGATTCAGACATATTCCTCTTTGGTGCAAGAACGGTGTATAGGGATATCTGCCTTG GAGATGGTGGATATGCGGTTTGTTATGAGATGGCTGACATTGAAAGAAAACTTGGATTTGGAAGGGACTCATTG ATTGCTCTCTCCTTACTTCTTGGCAGCGACTATTATCAAGGAGTTCATGGTTTGGGTCCG GAGTCAGCTTGTCAGATTGTCAAATCAATTGGGGATGaatttattcttaaaaaaattgcATCAGAAGGACTTGGATGGGTAAAAAAGAGAAGAG GAGGAGGGAATAATTTACATCGGGATGAGAAGGTTTTAGAAGTGATTAATGCTTATATGAAACCAAAATGCCACTCAGCAGATTCAGATGTTGTGCACAG GGCTCTTGCTAACTATCCTTTTCAACGTATTCAACTCCAGCAGATATGTGCTGAATTCTTTGAATGGCCTTCAGATAGAACAG ATGGGTATATCCTTCCAAGTATAGCTGAAAGAGATTTACGAAGATTTGCAAATCTGCGATTAACTTCATCTGATCTTGGCTTGAACCTCCCTTTACATGAG ATCCCTGTGAAGTGTCCTGTGTCAGAAATCGTTAAGAGCCGAAAAGTTCAAGGGAAAGAATGCTATGAGGTTACCTGGAAAGACATGGATGGACTTGAAACTTCAATAGTACCGGCAGATCTTATAGAAAG TGCCTGTCCTGAGAAGATTTTAGAGTTTGAGGAGAAAAAAGCTCAACGGAAGAAGCAAAATATCAAGAACagaagatcaaagaaaaaggaaaCTTCAGCTTCTGTTGCGGAGCTTGATCTAAAGCTGCAGAATTTGTTGCTAGATATCAATTCGGGAGACCAAGCCAACCTCAATGCCTCTAATTCTTCTGGAAGCATATCAGGAGTTACCACTTCTATGGCTGAACCTGATCTGGATACTGCAGATTTTTACCTATCACATGACTTAGAACACTGTGAATTATCAGTTCAGAATATCAGCAACAAATCTAGCAATGAAGCTGTTTCCAGTATTAATAAAAGTGAGATCATAGATCTTCTCAGCCCTTCTCCCCCTAAGGCTAAGCAATCATCCCTAACCTCCTTAAAATGTGAACAGTCAAGTGACAAACGTATGGAAGTGATTAACTTGAGTGATTCAGAGAATGATATGTCACCTGAACACAAGGAGAAAGCAAAAGAGCTGAGATTGTTCTTAGCAAGTATTAGAAATGAAATCCATTGA